In a single window of the Mugil cephalus isolate CIBA_MC_2020 chromosome 6, CIBA_Mcephalus_1.1, whole genome shotgun sequence genome:
- the gtpbp6 gene encoding putative GTP-binding protein 6 isoform X2, which produces MTTLRGISFLLSLLQRRCCQRAAAASTCSLLTPHHGAKVSTAHRQWQRGPSTGQSRAFSLSVCRLKSTDDICSSGFTEEDEEDDDFLEDSEVEELFQQQAPANIREGQHRVFIVHPDVKWGRKKQYLTTAELMMAEAVGLVNTLDNWRVVDKLIMSTKTPEKKKIFGKGNFQSLTERIRQTAGITAVFVNVERLSPLSEREFEEAWGVKVFDRYSVVLHIFRCNARTKEAKLQISLAEMPLLRSRLRNEAANLDQQGGGSRYIGGSGETLYEIQLRLLKERELKIRSMLEKLRKKRHLLRSRRKHREFPIISVLGYTNCGKTTLIKALTGDSNLQPRNQLFATLDVTVHAGQLPSRMTVLYVDTIGFLSQLPHQLIDSFSATLEDIKHSDLLVHVRDISHPETVNQKANVLDVLKNLQIPDKLLSSMIEVHNKTDLVDNYQYAEPGALPISALEQRGLEELKEAVEGEIVKSTGKQMLDLSVDLSTPQLSWLYKEAAVQDVQVNADEGSAVVKVVIGAAALGRYKKAFGGR; this is translated from the exons ATGACAACGCTGAGAGggattagttttttgttgtcacTCCTGCAGAGACGCTGCtgtcagagagcagcagcagcatctacCTGCAGCCTCCTCACACCGCACCATGGAGCCAAAGTCAGCACTGCTCATCGGCAATGGCAGAGAGGTCCATCCACCGGCCAGTCCAGagcgttttctctctctgtgtgcaggTTGAAGAGCACAGATGACATCTGCAGTAGCGGATTTactgaggaggatgaggaggatgatgattTCCTGGAGGACAGTGAGGTGGAGGAGCTGTTCCAGCAGCAGGCTCCTGCAAACATCAGAGAGGGACAGCACAGGGTGTTCATCGTCCACCCAGATGTCAAGTGGGGACGCAAGAAGCAGTATCTGACCACCG CTGAGCTGATGATGGCCGAGGCTGTCGGGCTTGTGAACACCTTGGACAACTGGAGAGTGGTGGACAAGCTCATCATGTCCACTAAgacaccagagaagaagaagatatttGGCAAAGGCAACTTCCAGTCCCTCACGG AGCGCATCAGGCAAACAGCAGGAAtcactgctgtgtttgtcaATGTCGAGCGCCTGTCCCCCTTGTCTGAG AGGGAGTTTGAGGAAGCCTGGGGAGTGAAAGTCTTTGACAGATACTCAGTCGTCCTCCACATCTTCCGCTGCAACGCCAGAACCAAAGAGGCCAAGTTACAGATATCGCTGGCAGAGATGCCCTTGTTGAG GTCTCGTCTGAGAAATGAAGCAGCAAATCTGGATCAGCAGGGCGGAGGGTCCAGATACATTGGAGGTTCAG GCGAGACGTTGTACGAGATCCAGCTGAGGCTGCTGAAGGAGCGGGAGTTGAAGATCCGCTCGATGCTGGAAAAACTTAGGAAAAAGCGTCACCTCCTGCGATCTCGGCGTAAACACAGGGAGTTCCCCATCATCTCTGTGCTGGGATACACCAACTGTG GAAAGACTACTCTGATCAAAGCTCTGACCGGTGACAGCAACCTTCAGCCTAGGAACCAGCTTTTCGCCACCCTGGATGTGACCGTTCACGCCGGCCAGCTGCCCAGCCGCATGACTGTCCTGTATGTGGACACCATCGGCTTCTTGTCTCAGCTGCCCCACCAGCTCATTGACTCCTTCTCTGCCACCTTGGAAGACATCAAACACTCT GATCTGTTGGTTCATGTTAGAGACATCAGTCACCCAGAGACGGTGAATCAGAAGGCCAACGTACTGGACGTCCTGAAGAACCTCCAAATCCCAGACAAGCTGCTGAGCTCTATGATAGAGGTCCACAATAAAACTGACCTCGTCGACAA TTATCAGTATGCAGAGCCCGGTGCGCTGCCCATATCTGCCCTGGAGCAGCGAGgcctggaggagctgaaggaagCGGTGGAAGGGGAGATCGTGAAGTCCACAGGGAAACAAATGTTAGACCTCAGCGTCGACCTCAGCACGCCTCAGTTAAG CTGGCTGTACAAAGAGGCCGCGGTGCAGGACGTGCAGGTGAATGCAGATGAGGGCTCGGCTGTCGTCAAGGTCGTCATCGGCGCGGCTGCTCTTGGCCGCTACAAGAAAGCGTTCGGGGGCAGATGA
- the LOC125009821 gene encoding ICOS ligand-like, which yields MCPQRTVPLALWRTGLLLGFLTLCASLEEGCVLGVVGRPVSLSCFYPESGLLPFGNFSIEWKRDEEVVLRSVWEEGRSVDTWSINNASLSVKGGLPGNFSLELPAVDPREDPVFYNLSISEGNHSVQVCSVCVRIAASFSHPQVQKEAAVQGNEKVFLCQASGGYPLPEVYWLINESDQPPEGSVRTVTSSLPNSVLYNITSHLTVNISKDSTVLCVIENQSLNETFTSKSIIVPGGPPVRRASEAMWIFSTGLCVVVGIMVIAGVVYQINLDRISKRRKKEHQQQERGYRRRYQFMEETETMTTQAKETDV from the exons ATGTGCCCCCAGCGGACGGTGCCACTGGCGCTGTGGCGCACAGGACTGCTGCTCGGCTTCCTCACTTTGTGCGCCTCTCTGG AAGAGGGATGTGTTCTTGGTGTAGTCGGGCGGCCGGTGTCGCTGTCCTGCTTCTACCCTGAGTCGGGCTTACTTCCCTTCGGGAATTTCTCCATTGAGTGGAAGAGAGACGAAGAAGTGGTGCTCAGATCAGTGTGGGAAGAGGGTAGAAGTGTGGACACATGGAGCATCAATAATGCCTCGCTCTCCGTTAAAGGAGGTCTGCCCGGAAACTTCTCCTTGGAGCTGCCAGCTGTTGATCCCAGAGAGGACCCGGTGTTTTACAATCTATCCATTTCAGAGGGGAACCATAGTGTCCAGGTGTGCTCTGTTTGCGTCAGGATAGCAG CCAGTTTCAGCCACCCACAGGTGCAGAAGGAAGCAGCAGTGCAGGGCAACGAGAAGGTCTTCCTGTGTCAGGCCAGTGGAGGTTACCCTCTGCCTGAAGTTTACTGGCTCATCAACGAGAGCGACCAGCCCCCCGAAGGCTCTGTGAGGACCGTGACCTCATCCCTCCCAAACTCCGTCCTCTACAACATCACAAGCCACCTGACCGTCAACATTTCCAAAGACTCCACGGTATTGTGCGTCATAGAGAACCAGTCCCTGAATGAAACCTTTACATCAAAAAGCA TCATCGTTCCCGGCGGCCCTCCGGTTAGACGAGCATCGGAGGCCATGTGGATCTTCAGCACAGGTCTCTGCGTAGTGGTGGGGATCATGGTGATTGCCGGAGTGGTGTATCAGATTAACCTGGACAGGATaagcaagaggaggaagaaggagcacCAACAACAAGAGAGAG GATACAGAAGACGATATCAATTCATGGAGGAAACCGAGACGATGACGACACAGGCTAAAGAGACAGATGTGTAA
- the gtpbp6 gene encoding putative GTP-binding protein 6 isoform X1, producing MTTLRGISFLLSLLQRRCCQRAAAASTCSLLTPHHGAKVSTAHRQWQRGPSTGQSRAFSLSVCRLKSTDDICSSGFTEEDEEDDDFLEDSEVEELFQQQAPANIREGQHRVFIVHPDVKWGRKKQYLTTAELMMAEAVGLVNTLDNWRVVDKLIMSTKTPEKKKIFGKGNFQSLTERIRQTAGITAVFVNVERLSPLSEREFEEAWGVKVFDRYSVVLHIFRCNARTKEAKLQISLAEMPLLRSRLRNEAANLDQQGGGSRYIGGSGETLYEIQLRLLKERELKIRSMLEKLRKKRHLLRSRRKHREFPIISVLGYTNCGKTTLIKALTGDSNLQPRNQLFATLDVTVHAGQLPSRMTVLYVDTIGFLSQLPHQLIDSFSATLEDIKHSDLLVHVRDISHPETVNQKANVLDVLKNLQIPDKLLSSMIEVHNKTDLVDNYQYAEPGALPISALEQRGLEELKEAVEGEIVKSTGKQMLDLSVDLSTPQLRRVPIDSWLYKEAAVQDVQVNADEGSAVVKVVIGAAALGRYKKAFGGR from the exons ATGACAACGCTGAGAGggattagttttttgttgtcacTCCTGCAGAGACGCTGCtgtcagagagcagcagcagcatctacCTGCAGCCTCCTCACACCGCACCATGGAGCCAAAGTCAGCACTGCTCATCGGCAATGGCAGAGAGGTCCATCCACCGGCCAGTCCAGagcgttttctctctctgtgtgcaggTTGAAGAGCACAGATGACATCTGCAGTAGCGGATTTactgaggaggatgaggaggatgatgattTCCTGGAGGACAGTGAGGTGGAGGAGCTGTTCCAGCAGCAGGCTCCTGCAAACATCAGAGAGGGACAGCACAGGGTGTTCATCGTCCACCCAGATGTCAAGTGGGGACGCAAGAAGCAGTATCTGACCACCG CTGAGCTGATGATGGCCGAGGCTGTCGGGCTTGTGAACACCTTGGACAACTGGAGAGTGGTGGACAAGCTCATCATGTCCACTAAgacaccagagaagaagaagatatttGGCAAAGGCAACTTCCAGTCCCTCACGG AGCGCATCAGGCAAACAGCAGGAAtcactgctgtgtttgtcaATGTCGAGCGCCTGTCCCCCTTGTCTGAG AGGGAGTTTGAGGAAGCCTGGGGAGTGAAAGTCTTTGACAGATACTCAGTCGTCCTCCACATCTTCCGCTGCAACGCCAGAACCAAAGAGGCCAAGTTACAGATATCGCTGGCAGAGATGCCCTTGTTGAG GTCTCGTCTGAGAAATGAAGCAGCAAATCTGGATCAGCAGGGCGGAGGGTCCAGATACATTGGAGGTTCAG GCGAGACGTTGTACGAGATCCAGCTGAGGCTGCTGAAGGAGCGGGAGTTGAAGATCCGCTCGATGCTGGAAAAACTTAGGAAAAAGCGTCACCTCCTGCGATCTCGGCGTAAACACAGGGAGTTCCCCATCATCTCTGTGCTGGGATACACCAACTGTG GAAAGACTACTCTGATCAAAGCTCTGACCGGTGACAGCAACCTTCAGCCTAGGAACCAGCTTTTCGCCACCCTGGATGTGACCGTTCACGCCGGCCAGCTGCCCAGCCGCATGACTGTCCTGTATGTGGACACCATCGGCTTCTTGTCTCAGCTGCCCCACCAGCTCATTGACTCCTTCTCTGCCACCTTGGAAGACATCAAACACTCT GATCTGTTGGTTCATGTTAGAGACATCAGTCACCCAGAGACGGTGAATCAGAAGGCCAACGTACTGGACGTCCTGAAGAACCTCCAAATCCCAGACAAGCTGCTGAGCTCTATGATAGAGGTCCACAATAAAACTGACCTCGTCGACAA TTATCAGTATGCAGAGCCCGGTGCGCTGCCCATATCTGCCCTGGAGCAGCGAGgcctggaggagctgaaggaagCGGTGGAAGGGGAGATCGTGAAGTCCACAGGGAAACAAATGTTAGACCTCAGCGTCGACCTCAGCACGCCTCAGTTAAG gcgtGTCCCCATCGACAGCTGGCTGTACAAAGAGGCCGCGGTGCAGGACGTGCAGGTGAATGCAGATGAGGGCTCGGCTGTCGTCAAGGTCGTCATCGGCGCGGCTGCTCTTGGCCGCTACAAGAAAGCGTTCGGGGGCAGATGA
- the nit2 gene encoding omega-amidase NIT2, translated as MSTLTKVMSKFRLAVVQLQVTSVKADNLSRARRLVKEAAGQGSQVVLLPECFNSPYGTSFFSTYAEKIPGESTQVLSEAAKENKVYLVGGSIPEEDGGKLYNSCTVFGPDGEMILKHRKIHLFDINVPGKICFQESETLSPGNSLSMFDTPFCKVGVGICYDIRFAELAQLYSRKGCQLLVYPGAFNMTTGPAHWELLQRGRAVDNQVYVATASPARDESASYVAWGHSTVVNPWGEVLSKAGPEEAIIYADIDLQYLADIRQQIPISTQRRDDLYAVTSVQEGSS; from the exons ATGTCCACTTTAACTAAAGTAATGTCGA AGTTTCGTCTGGCTGTGGTCCAGCTGCAGGTGACCAGCGTCAAAGCGGACAACCTGAGCAGAGCCCGCAGGCTGGTGAAGGAGGCCGCAGGACAGGGCAGCCAGGTGGTGCTGCTGCcg GAATGCTTCAATTCTCCATACGGGACCAGCTTCTTCTCCACGTATGCAGAGAAGATCCCTGGAGAATCCACCCAGGTGCTGTCGGAGGCAGCCAAGGAGAATAAGGTGTATCTAGTGGGAG GATCCATCCCTGAAGAGGATGGCGGGAAGTTGTATAACAGCTGTACGGTGTTTGGCCCTGATGGAGAGATGATTCTTAAGCACAGGAAG attCACCTGTTTGACATCAACGTTCCAGGGAAAATCTGCTTCCAGGAGTCTGAGACGCTGAGTCCAGGCAACAGTTTGTCGATGTTTGACACAC CGTTCTGTAAAGTGGGTGTGGGGATTTGCTACGACATAAGGTTTGCAGAGCTCGCCCAGCTCTACAGCAGGAAAG GATGTCAGCTGCTGGTTTACCCCGGAGCCTTCAACATGACCACTGGTCCGGCCCACTGGGAACTGCTGCAGAGGGGGAG GGCAGTTGATAACCAGGTGTATGTGGCCACGGCGTCGCCTGCCAGAGATGAAAGTGCCTCTTACGTGGCCTGGGGTCACAGCACGGTGGTAAACCCATG GGGAGAAGTCCTCTCCAAGGCTGGCCCAGAGGAAGCAATCATTTACGCAGACATCG ACCTGCAGTACCTGGCCGACATCAGGCAGCAGATTCCCATCTCGACCCAGCGTCGGGACGACCTCTACGCTGTGACCTCAGTACAGGAGGGATCCAGCTGA
- the tomm70a gene encoding mitochondrial import receptor subunit TOM70 yields the protein MAASKPVEPQSGTGLPRWQLALLVGTPIVLGVGAVYLWNRSRTKDSKGTGERKTPEGSASPVQGQDGAARAGREQENMSPLDRAQAAKNKGNKYFKAGKFENAIQCYTEAIALCPKEQKTDLSTFYQNRAAAYEQQMKWTEVVQDCSQAVELNPRYVKALFRRAKALEKLDNKKECLEDVTAVCILEAFQNQQSMLLADKVLKQLGKEKAKDKYKNREPMMPSPQFIKSYFSSFTDDIISQPLQKGEKKDEDKDNEGEAAEVMESSAYLKAKQYMEEENYDKIISECTKEIESGGRYTAEALLLRATFYLLIGNATAAQPDLDRVINMEDANVKLRANALIKRGSMYMQQQQPMLSTQDFNMAAEIDTRNPDVYHHRGQLKILLDQVDEAVGDFDECILLRPDSALAQAQKCFALYRQAYTGNNPSQVQTAMDGFEDVIRRFPKCAEGYALYAQALTDQQQFGKADEMYDKCIVLEPDNATTYVHKGLLQLQWKQDLDLGLELISKAIEIDNKCDFAYETMGTIEVQRGNLDKAIEMFNKAINLAKSEMEMAHLYSLCDAAYAQTEVSRKYGLKPPTL from the exons ATGGCTGCTTCAAAGCCAGTCGAGCCGCAGTCCGGGACTGGACTACCCCGCTGGCAGCTGGCACTGCTAGTCGGGACCCCCATCGTGCTGGGAGTGGGTGCGGTGTACCTGTGGAACCGCAGCAGGACGAAGGACAGCAAGGGGACCGGGGAGCGGAAAACACCTGAAGGCAGCGCCAGTCCCGTGCAGGGCCAAGACGGCGCAGCTCGGGCCGGCCGAGAGCAGGAGAACATG AGCCCACTGGATCGGGCCCAAGCAGCAAAAAACAAGGGCAACAAGTACTTTAAGGCTGGCAAGTTTGAGAACGCCATCCAGTGCTACACAGAGGCGATCGCTCTCTGCCCCAAAGAGCAGAAGACAGATTTGTCAACATTTTACCAGAACAGAGCAGCAGCCTATGAGCAGCAG ATGAAATGGACAGAAGTGGTACAGGACTGCTCTCAGGCTGTGGAACTGAATCCACGCTACGTGAAGGCTCTGTTCAGAAGGGCCAAAGCTCTGGAGAAACTGGACAACAAGAAGGAGTGTCTAGAGG ATGTCACCGCGGTGTGTATCCTTGAGGCCTTCCAGAACCAACAGAGCATGCTGCTAGCAGACAAGGTGCTGAAACAGCTGGGGAAGGAGAAGGCCAAAGACAAATACAAG AACCGTGAGCCCATGATGCCTTCCCCTCAGTTCATCAAGTCCTACTTTAGCTCGTTCACAGACGACATCATCTCCCAGCCCCTGCAGAAGGGCGAGAAGAAAGATGAAGACAAGGACAATGAGGGCGAGGCAGCTGAGGTCATGGAGAG CTCTGCATACCTGAAGGCAAAGCAgtacatggaggaggagaactaCGACAAAATCATCAGTGAATGCACCAAGGAGATCGAGTCAGGCGGCCGGTACACTGCTGAGGCCCTGCTGCTGCGCGCCACGTTCTACCTGCTGATTGGTAACGCTACTGCTGCTCAACCCGATCTGGACCGGGTAATCAACATGGAAGACGCCAATGTGAAG CTACGAGCTAATGCTTTGATCAAGCGCGGCAGCATgtacatgcagcagcagcagccgatgCTCTCTACACAAGACTTCAACATGGCGGCCGAGATCGACACACGTAACCCTGACGTGTATCACCACAGGGGTCAG cTGAAGATCCTGCTGGATCAGGTGGACGAGGCGGTGGGAGACTTCGATGAGTGCATCCTGCTCAGGCCCGACTCTGCTCTGGCACAGGCACAGAAGTGCTTCGCTCTT TACAGACAAGCATATACTGGAAACAACCCGTCACAGGTTCAGACAGCCATGGACGGGTTTGAGGACGTTATCCGAAGGTTTCCAAAATGCGCTGAGGGCTACGCTCTTTATGCTCAG GCTTTGACTGATCAGCAGCAGTTTGGAAAAGCTGACGAGATGTATGACAAGTGTATCGTACTGGAACCAGACAATGCTACTACATATGTCCACAAGGG tttgttgcagcttcagTGGAAACAAGACCTGGATTTGGGTCTAGAGCTCATCAGTAAGGCGATTGAGATCGACAACAAATGTGACTTTGCCTACGAAACTATGGGAACCATTGAAGTTCAAAG GGGCAATCTGGACAAGGCGATAGAAATGTTCAACAAAGCAATTAACCTAGCCAAGTCAGAGATGGAGATGGCCCATTTGTACTCATTATGTGACGCAGCATACGCCCAGACTGAAGTGTCTAGGAAGTACGGCCTGAAACCTCCCACACTGTAA
- the tbc1d23 gene encoding TBC1 domain family member 23 isoform X2 produces the protein MAETVDEALQGSWDQDLAEALDSGSDMEMERSIIQDHSVQHKAKMWKIALNVSGKGDSLSPWDGVLDLPEQTLIHNRSQQLIDQLGVSEEERSEMVSDVESVITFYCKSRNITFTPELSWPHLLKPLLGLQLPRSDLYNCFYAVMNKYIPRECVPKGRPFHLYRLLLQYHEPELCSFLDTKKITPDSYAINWLGSLFSSHCLPEVTQALWDSYFQQADPFLIFFLMLIILVNAKETILTQEGGSKEDIIKMLEASPSLLESEDIEDLLSLAQYYQTKTPLSLRKMNQNLFGSSLVALKEEDTDLSQALCLPVSVPEILQANQLQQDGVRFFVVDCRPAEQYNAGHLSTAFHLDSDLMLQNPSEFALSVKSLLEAQKQSLESGSIASGEHLCFMGSGREEEDMYMNMVLAHFLQKNKEYVSIAKGGFMALQKHLVDMNVEGLDSSYVHWIVSTSGSHSSLSSVDGDLSSPGDSKGVKSLVNKMTFALKSKSVNVKEKMISFIENTSTPVDKHVSSSDRVGKPYRGVKPVFSIGDEEEYDTDEIDSSSMSDDDRKEIVNIQTWINKPDVKHHIPCNEVKETGHMFPSHLLITATHMYCLREIASRKGFAYIQSRQALNSVVKITSKKKHPELITFKFGSNNSAGVEISAVERYLIPNAGDATKVIKQQIMKVLDALESS, from the exons ATGGCGGAAACCGTGGACGAAGCTCTTCAGGGCAGCTG GGACCAGGATCTTGCTGAGGCTCTGGACTCGGGTTCAgacatggagatggagaggtCCATCATCCAGGACCATTCGGTTCAACACAAGGCCAAGATGTGGAAG ATCGCTCTAAATGTCTCTGGGAAAGGCGACAGTCTGTCTCCGTGGGACGGCGTCCTCGATTTACCAGAACAGACGCTCATTCACAACCGCAGTCAGCAGCTGATCG ATCAGTTGGGAGtatcagaggaggagaggagtgagaTGGTTTCCGATGTTGAGTCGGTCATCACTTTCTACTGTAAGTCTCGAAACATAACCTTCACCCCGGAGCTGAGCTGGCCGCACCTGCTCAAACCTCTGCTGGGGCTTCAGCTGCCCCGCAGCGACCTCTACAACTGTTTCTACGCCGTCATGAACAAATACATCCCCAG GGAATGTGTGCCAAAAGGCAGACCTTTCCACCTCTACAGACTACTGCTGCAGTATCACGAGCCGGAGCTCTGCTCCTTCTTGGACACCAAAAAGATCACACCTGACTCATACGCCATCAACTGg CTGGGCAGTCTGTTTTCCAGCCACTGCCTTCCTGAGGTCACCCAGGCTTTGTGGGACTCCTACTTCCAGCAGGCTGACCCttttctcatcttcttcctcatgcTCATCATCCTCGTCAATGCCAA AGAGACCATCCTTACACAAGAAGGAGGCAGCAAAGAGGACATTATCA AAATGCTGGAAGCGTCTCCTTCTCTCCTTGAATCTGAAGACATTGAGGATTTGCTTTCGCTGGCCCAGTATTACCAGACCAAAACCCCTCTGTCTCTCAGAAAG ATGAATCAGAATCTGTTTGGTAGCAGCCTCGTCGCTCTTAAAGAGGAAGACACTGACCTGAGTCAGGCCCTGTGCCTCCCCGTGTCCGTCCCTGAAATCCTGCAGGCCAaccagctgcagcag gACGGGGTCCGTTTCTTTGTGGTGGATTGTCGGCCTGCAGAGCAGTACAACGCTGGCCACTTGTCTACAGCCTTCCACCTGGACTCTGACCTG ATGCTCCAGAACCCCTCAGAATTTGCTCTGTCGGTGAAATCTCTCCTGGAGGCTCAGAAGCAGTCTTTAGAGTCGGGCTCCATCGCCAGCGGAGAGCACCTGTGCTTCATGGGCAGcgggagagaagaggaagacatgTACATGAACATGGTGCTGGCACATTTCCTGCAG aaaaataaagaatatgtCAGCATTGCTAAAGGAGGTTTCATGG CCCTCCAGAAGCATCTTGTTGACATGAACGTCGAGGGTCTCGACTCTTCGTACGTCCACTGGATCGTCAGCACGTCTGGATCTCACAGCAGCCTGAGCTCCGTAGAC GGAGACCTTAGCAGCCCTGGGGACAGCAAAGGAGTGAAGTCCCTTGTCAACAAGATGACTTTTGCTCTCAAGTCCAAGTCGGTTAACGTAAAGGAGAAGATGATCAGCTTCATTGAGAATACCTCCACACCTGTAGACAA GCACGTGAGCAGCAGCGACCGCGTTGGCAAACCGTACCGGGGGGTCAAGCCTGTTTTCAGTATTGGCGATGAAGAGGAGTACGACACAG ACGAGATTGACAGCTCATCCATGTCGGACGACGACAGGAAGGAGATCGTCAACATTCAGACCTGGATAAACAAACCGGATGTAAAACATCACATTCCATGCAACGAGGTGAAAGAAACGGGTCACATGTTCCCCAG CCACTTGTTGATCACAGCGACCCACATGTACTGCCTGAGAGAGATCGCCTCGAGGAAAGGCTTCGCTTACATCCAGTCCAGACAAGCGCTGAACTCCGTGGTGAAGATCACATCCAAAAAGAAGCACCCGGAGCTGATCACGTTCAAGTTCGGGAGCAACAATTCAGCCGGAGTGGAGATATCAGCTGTCGAGAG ATATTTGATACCCAACGCGGGCGACGCCACGAAAGTCATCAAGCAGCAGATCATGAAAGTCCTAGATGCCCTGGAGAGCTCGTAA
- the tbc1d23 gene encoding TBC1 domain family member 23 isoform X1, with the protein MAETVDEALQGSWDQDLAEALDSGSDMEMERSIIQDHSVQHKAKMWKIALNVSGKGDSLSPWDGVLDLPEQTLIHNRSQQLIDQLGVSEEERSEMVSDVESVITFYCKSRNITFTPELSWPHLLKPLLGLQLPRSDLYNCFYAVMNKYIPRECVPKGRPFHLYRLLLQYHEPELCSFLDTKKITPDSYAINWLGSLFSSHCLPEVTQALWDSYFQQADPFLIFFLMLIILVNAKETILTQEGGSKEDIIKMLEASPSLLESEDIEDLLSLAQYYQTKTPLSLRKMNQNLFGSSLVALKEEDTDLSQALCLPVSVPEILQANQLQQDGVRFFVVDCRPAEQYNAGHLSTAFHLDSDLMLQNPSEFALSVKSLLEAQKQSLESGSIASGEHLCFMGSGREEEDMYMNMVLAHFLQKNKEYVSIAKGGFMALQKHLVDMNVEGLDSSYVHWIVSTSGSHSSLSSVDGDLSSPGDSKGVKSLVNKMTFALKSKSVNVKEKMISFIENTSTPVDKISFNLPWPEKVVPDRHVSSSDRVGKPYRGVKPVFSIGDEEEYDTDEIDSSSMSDDDRKEIVNIQTWINKPDVKHHIPCNEVKETGHMFPSHLLITATHMYCLREIASRKGFAYIQSRQALNSVVKITSKKKHPELITFKFGSNNSAGVEISAVERYLIPNAGDATKVIKQQIMKVLDALESS; encoded by the exons ATGGCGGAAACCGTGGACGAAGCTCTTCAGGGCAGCTG GGACCAGGATCTTGCTGAGGCTCTGGACTCGGGTTCAgacatggagatggagaggtCCATCATCCAGGACCATTCGGTTCAACACAAGGCCAAGATGTGGAAG ATCGCTCTAAATGTCTCTGGGAAAGGCGACAGTCTGTCTCCGTGGGACGGCGTCCTCGATTTACCAGAACAGACGCTCATTCACAACCGCAGTCAGCAGCTGATCG ATCAGTTGGGAGtatcagaggaggagaggagtgagaTGGTTTCCGATGTTGAGTCGGTCATCACTTTCTACTGTAAGTCTCGAAACATAACCTTCACCCCGGAGCTGAGCTGGCCGCACCTGCTCAAACCTCTGCTGGGGCTTCAGCTGCCCCGCAGCGACCTCTACAACTGTTTCTACGCCGTCATGAACAAATACATCCCCAG GGAATGTGTGCCAAAAGGCAGACCTTTCCACCTCTACAGACTACTGCTGCAGTATCACGAGCCGGAGCTCTGCTCCTTCTTGGACACCAAAAAGATCACACCTGACTCATACGCCATCAACTGg CTGGGCAGTCTGTTTTCCAGCCACTGCCTTCCTGAGGTCACCCAGGCTTTGTGGGACTCCTACTTCCAGCAGGCTGACCCttttctcatcttcttcctcatgcTCATCATCCTCGTCAATGCCAA AGAGACCATCCTTACACAAGAAGGAGGCAGCAAAGAGGACATTATCA AAATGCTGGAAGCGTCTCCTTCTCTCCTTGAATCTGAAGACATTGAGGATTTGCTTTCGCTGGCCCAGTATTACCAGACCAAAACCCCTCTGTCTCTCAGAAAG ATGAATCAGAATCTGTTTGGTAGCAGCCTCGTCGCTCTTAAAGAGGAAGACACTGACCTGAGTCAGGCCCTGTGCCTCCCCGTGTCCGTCCCTGAAATCCTGCAGGCCAaccagctgcagcag gACGGGGTCCGTTTCTTTGTGGTGGATTGTCGGCCTGCAGAGCAGTACAACGCTGGCCACTTGTCTACAGCCTTCCACCTGGACTCTGACCTG ATGCTCCAGAACCCCTCAGAATTTGCTCTGTCGGTGAAATCTCTCCTGGAGGCTCAGAAGCAGTCTTTAGAGTCGGGCTCCATCGCCAGCGGAGAGCACCTGTGCTTCATGGGCAGcgggagagaagaggaagacatgTACATGAACATGGTGCTGGCACATTTCCTGCAG aaaaataaagaatatgtCAGCATTGCTAAAGGAGGTTTCATGG CCCTCCAGAAGCATCTTGTTGACATGAACGTCGAGGGTCTCGACTCTTCGTACGTCCACTGGATCGTCAGCACGTCTGGATCTCACAGCAGCCTGAGCTCCGTAGAC GGAGACCTTAGCAGCCCTGGGGACAGCAAAGGAGTGAAGTCCCTTGTCAACAAGATGACTTTTGCTCTCAAGTCCAAGTCGGTTAACGTAAAGGAGAAGATGATCAGCTTCATTGAGAATACCTCCACACCTGTAGACAA AATATCTTTCAATCTGCCTTGGCCAGAGAAGGTGGTTCCCGATCG GCACGTGAGCAGCAGCGACCGCGTTGGCAAACCGTACCGGGGGGTCAAGCCTGTTTTCAGTATTGGCGATGAAGAGGAGTACGACACAG ACGAGATTGACAGCTCATCCATGTCGGACGACGACAGGAAGGAGATCGTCAACATTCAGACCTGGATAAACAAACCGGATGTAAAACATCACATTCCATGCAACGAGGTGAAAGAAACGGGTCACATGTTCCCCAG CCACTTGTTGATCACAGCGACCCACATGTACTGCCTGAGAGAGATCGCCTCGAGGAAAGGCTTCGCTTACATCCAGTCCAGACAAGCGCTGAACTCCGTGGTGAAGATCACATCCAAAAAGAAGCACCCGGAGCTGATCACGTTCAAGTTCGGGAGCAACAATTCAGCCGGAGTGGAGATATCAGCTGTCGAGAG ATATTTGATACCCAACGCGGGCGACGCCACGAAAGTCATCAAGCAGCAGATCATGAAAGTCCTAGATGCCCTGGAGAGCTCGTAA